The Galactobacillus timonensis genome has a segment encoding these proteins:
- a CDS encoding PcfB family protein codes for MQEEIENRTVNLAITTTRLGARAILSGLRMYLAHHNRVKSMKQAAKPDHIQGEQTVKELIGQNQGVTSIPLDDVRIKDFSRAAQKYGVDFAVVKDKSEIPAKYTVFFKARDTDALTAIMKDLTAKQLNKEKTPSLLQQLHKLVEKAAAIPAKVHHHEQEHSL; via the coding sequence TTGCAGGAGGAAATTGAGAACAGAACCGTAAATCTTGCCATTACAACCACACGGCTAGGCGCCAGAGCAATCCTGAGCGGTCTGCGCATGTATCTGGCTCATCACAATCGGGTGAAGAGCATGAAACAGGCAGCGAAGCCGGATCACATTCAGGGAGAGCAGACCGTAAAAGAGCTGATCGGACAGAATCAGGGCGTTACCAGTATTCCTCTGGATGATGTACGGATCAAAGATTTCAGCCGGGCAGCACAGAAGTATGGTGTGGATTTCGCCGTCGTAAAGGACAAATCGGAGATTCCGGCAAAATACACAGTCTTCTTTAAAGCAAGGGATACCGATGCGTTGACAGCGATCATGAAGGATTTGACGGCAAAACAGCTGAATAAGGAGAAGACGCCAAGTCTTCTGCAGCAGCTGCATAAGCTAGTTGAAAAGGCTGCGGCAATACCGGCAAAGGTCCATCACCACGAACAGGAACACAGCCTATGA
- a CDS encoding DUF5688 family protein: MEYEEFLKKLKDDLQNYYSEAGVTVDTADIQKMQGESYHGLQFTRDGTNVGFNMDMHNFFAEMENGVPYHDVMLDARDAVSEALDRSLSMDMDIGKLINYDEMKHSLSVQIVSTEKNQEMLSRVPHQEMEDMSMVYRFDLGETSNGNATILVTNQMLRNYGITAEQLHDDAMTFAPLMHPASIHSMESVLFGIPEEESIDPDGQQKLYVVTNEKAVNGAGVITYPDFMDQAAEKMGGSFYLLPSSIHEVLIMKDTSEVDVDGLVDMVKTVNATQVEPEDRLTDNAYHYDADARIFETAHGYEERIAAEHTGVQKAAETIDVLLVEPGKYPQHIQIGTDLEDLQKAVGGDIEVTYPFDENVGLICNEEGKLNGLEWNRALYDDHGNISDVIAGPFLIAGLTEDDFCSLTDQQLSDFEDQFYSPEVFIRLGHSIMAVQVPEDAVHEREESYKPKTKPAPEIDDR; the protein is encoded by the coding sequence ATGGAGTACGAAGAATTTCTGAAGAAGCTGAAAGATGATTTGCAGAATTATTATTCTGAAGCCGGAGTAACGGTCGATACTGCGGATATTCAGAAGATGCAGGGTGAATCCTACCACGGTCTGCAATTTACAAGAGACGGAACAAATGTCGGCTTCAACATGGATATGCATAACTTCTTTGCAGAGATGGAGAACGGAGTTCCTTATCATGATGTGATGCTGGATGCCAGAGATGCCGTATCCGAAGCTCTCGATCGGTCGCTTTCGATGGATATGGATATCGGAAAACTGATAAATTACGACGAGATGAAACACAGCCTCTCCGTGCAGATCGTCTCAACAGAGAAGAATCAGGAAATGCTTTCCAGAGTACCGCATCAGGAAATGGAAGATATGTCCATGGTCTATCGGTTCGATCTGGGAGAGACGTCTAATGGCAACGCAACCATCCTGGTTACCAATCAGATGCTGCGGAATTACGGGATCACGGCGGAACAGCTTCATGATGACGCGATGACATTTGCACCATTGATGCATCCGGCTAGCATCCACAGCATGGAGAGCGTGCTCTTCGGCATTCCGGAAGAGGAAAGCATCGATCCGGACGGGCAACAAAAGCTCTATGTCGTAACGAATGAAAAAGCGGTAAACGGCGCCGGCGTCATTACTTATCCGGATTTCATGGACCAGGCTGCTGAGAAGATGGGCGGGAGCTTCTATCTCCTGCCGTCATCGATCCACGAAGTTCTGATCATGAAGGATACTTCGGAAGTGGATGTTGATGGGCTGGTAGATATGGTCAAAACAGTCAATGCCACACAGGTAGAACCGGAGGATCGTCTTACGGATAATGCCTATCACTACGATGCAGACGCACGGATCTTTGAAACAGCTCATGGTTATGAAGAACGTATTGCTGCAGAACACACGGGAGTCCAGAAGGCTGCTGAAACCATTGATGTGCTTCTTGTGGAACCGGGGAAATATCCGCAGCACATTCAGATCGGAACGGATCTGGAAGATCTGCAGAAAGCAGTCGGCGGGGATATTGAAGTGACGTATCCCTTCGACGAAAATGTCGGGCTGATCTGCAATGAAGAAGGGAAGCTCAACGGGTTGGAATGGAACCGCGCACTCTACGATGACCATGGCAATATCTCAGATGTTATTGCCGGACCGTTCCTGATTGCAGGTCTCACGGAAGATGACTTCTGCTCTCTGACGGATCAGCAGCTTTCGGATTTCGAGGATCAGTTCTATTCACCGGAAGTTTTCATTCGGCTGGGTCACAGCATTATGGCAGTTCAGGTGCCGGAGGATGCGGTTCATGAACGGGAAGAGTCCTATAAGCCGAAGACGAAACCTGCACCGGAGATCGATGACCGCTGA